In Primulina eburnea isolate SZY01 chromosome 5, ASM2296580v1, whole genome shotgun sequence, a single window of DNA contains:
- the LOC140831616 gene encoding transcription repressor OFP7-like — translation MSSTKKNYFLDKFGIGLGCSSSCRRPKLSAVFCPSTPIKSHSSPSTSSAAFSSAVDMPPACYSSDTDSEIMRLRSVKCFGRIDDETVALEKDSDNPYLDFRQYMLKMILEKQIYSKDDLKELLNCFLQLNSPYYHGTIVRVFTEIWNEVYSIKPTAASA, via the coding sequence ATGTCTAGCAccaagaaaaattattttttggatAAATTCGGCATCGGTTTAGGCTGCAGCAGCAGCTGCAGAAGGCCAAAACTATCGGCGGTATTCTGCCCGAGTACCCCTATAAAATCACACTCCTCTCCCTCCACCTCATCGGCCGCCTTTTCCTCGGCCGTGGACATGCCACCAGCATGCTACTCCTCTGATACCGACTCGGAAATCATGCGCCTGAGGAGTGTTAAGTGTTTTGGAAGAATCGACGACGAGACTGTGGCGTTGGAGAAAGATTCCGACAACCCATATCTGGATTTCCGCCAATACATGCTGAAGATGATTCTGGAGAAGCAAATTTACTCGAAAGATGATCTGAAAGAACTTCTGAATTGTTTCTTGCAGCTGAATTCTCCTTACTACCACGGAACCATTGTAAGGGTTTTTACAGAGATATGGAATGAGGTTTACTCTATTAAGCCTACCGCAGcatctgcatga